The Raphanus sativus cultivar WK10039 chromosome 2, ASM80110v3, whole genome shotgun sequence genome includes a region encoding these proteins:
- the LOC108843026 gene encoding ATP-sulfurylase 3, chloroplastic, with translation MASMSTTAFPKTTTTPPFLSHPLAKPDSLIAATVSFPRSRTLPRRRATTTLRVRSALIQPDGGKLVELVVPEPRRREKKHEAADLPRVKLTEVDLQWTHVLSEGWASPLRGFMRESEFLQTLHFNSLRLDDGSVVNMSVPIVLAIDDEQKALVGGSKSVALVDADDNPIAILSDIEIYKHPKEERIARTWGTTAPGLPYAEEAITNAGNWLIGGDLEVLEPVKYNDGLDRFRLSPFELRKELEKRGADAVFAFQLRNPVHNGHALLMTDTRRRLLEMGYKNPILLLHPLGGFTKADDVPLSWRMKQHEKVLEDGVLDPETTVVSIFPSPMLYAGPTEVQWHAKARINAGANFYIVGRDPAGMGHPVEKRDLYDADHGKKVLSMAPGLERLNILPFRVAAYDKTQGKMAFFDPSRAQDFLFISGTRMRGLAKNKESPPDGFMCPGGWKVLVDYYDSLSLTGNTRLPEKVPV, from the exons ATGGCTTCCATGTCTACCACCGCCTTCCctaaaacaacaacaactccTCCTTTCCTCTCTCACCCCCTCGCCAAACCCGATTCCCTAATCGCAGCCACCGTTTCATTCCCGAGATCTCGCACCCTCCCAAGAAGAAGAGCCACCACCACTCTCCGCGTACGATCCGCGCTGATCCAGCCAGACGGCGGGAAGCTGGTGGAGCTCGTGGTCCCGGAGCCGCGGCGAAGGGAGAAGAAGCACGAGGCGGCGGATTTGCCGAGGGTGAAACTGACGGAGGTCGATCTGCAGTGGACGCACGTGCTGAGCGAAGGCTGGGCGAGTCCGCTCCGCGGGTTTATGAGGGAATCCGAGTTCCTTCAAACTCTTCATTTCAATTCGCTTCGTCTCGACGACGGATCCGTCGTCAATATGTCCGTGCCTATCGTCCTCGCTATCGACGACGAGCAGAAAGCTCTGGTCGGAGGGTCGAAAAGCGTCGCGCTTGTTGATGCCGATGATAATCCCATCGCTATTCTCAGCGA CATTGAGATATACAAACATCCGAAAGAGGAAAGAATAGCTAGAACCTGGGGCACGACCGCACCGGGCTTGCCTTACGCAGAAGAGGCGATAACCAATGCTGGAAACTGGCTCATCGGTGGTGACCTAGAAGTCCTCGAACCCGTCAAGTACAACGACGGGCTTGACCGTTTCAGGCTTTCGCCGTTCGAGCTCCGTAAAGAGCTTGAGAAGCGTGGCGCCGACGCCGTCTTCGCGTTCCAGCTCAGGAACCCTGTTCACAACGGACACGCCCTCCTCATGACCGACACACGCCGGAGACTGCTCGAGATGGGTTACAAAAACCCGATCCTTTTGCTTCATCCGCTCGGAGGGTTCACGAAGGCGGATGATGTCCCTCTGAGCTGGCGAATGAAACAGCATGAGAAGGTGCTTGAGGACGGTGTTCTTGATCCGGAGACGACTGTGGTTTCCATATTTCCGTCTCCGATGCTTTACGCTGGTCCTACTGAAGTGCAGTGGCACGCAAAGGCTAGGATCAATGCTGGTGCTAACTTCTACATTGTGGGGAGAGATCCAGCCGGAATGGGTCACCCTGTGGAGAAACGTGATCTGTATGATGCTGATCACGGGAAGAAAGTACTGAGCATGGCTCCTGGACTCGAACGGCTCAACATTCTTCCTTTCAGG GTTGCTGCGTATGATAAGACGCAAGGAAAGATGGCCTTCTTTGATCCATCGAGGGCTCAAGACTTCTTGTTCATCTCTGGCACTAGG ATGAGAGGACTAGCAAAGAACAAAGAAAGCCCACCAGATGGGTTTATGTGCCCTGGAGGCTGGAAAGTGCTTGTTGATTACTACGACAGTTTGAGTCTTACCGGAAATACCAGACTTCCGGAAAAGGTTCCCGTTTAA
- the LOC108842749 gene encoding early light-induced protein 2, chloroplastic isoform X1, with amino-acid sequence MATASFSMLSVFAAPSAGLGSRNIRNTSQVFSNRNPLVGVRCMAQDDPIKEESPLPSTSATQPQTPLYSPPPISKPKVSTKFGDLLAFSGPAPERINGRLAMVGFVAAIAVELSKGENVFAQISDGGVGWFLGTTALLTLASMVPLFKGIRAESKSKGFMTSDAELWNGRFAMLGLVALAFTEYVKGGTLI; translated from the exons ATGGCAACGGCGTCTTTTAGCATGCTGTCAGTGTTCGCCGCTCCTTCCGCTGGATTGGGCTCTCGCAACATCAGAAACACAAGCCAAGTCTTCTCCAATAGGAATCCTTTGGTTGGAGTCAGGTGCATGGCTCAG GACGATCCTATCAAGGAAGAATCTCCTCTGCCTTCGACCTCGGCCACTCAACCGCAGACGCCGTTGTATTCTCCTCCACCAATTAGCAAGCCTAAG GTGAGTACGAAGTTCGGAGATCTATTAGCGTTTAGCGGTCCAGCGCCCGAAAGAATAAACGGGAGACTAGCTATGGTAGGCTTCGTAGCGGCCATTGCGGTGGAGCTTTCGAAGGGAGAGAACGTGTTTGCTCAAATCTCCGACGGTGGAGTCGGATGGTTTCTAGGAACGACGGCGTTACTAACGTTGGCATCGATGGTTCCATTGTTCAAGGGAATAAGGGCAGAGTCAAAGTCCAAAGGGTTTATGACGTCAGATGCCGAGCTATGGAATGGTCGATTCGCCATGCTCGGCCTCGTGGCCTTGGCTTTCACTGAGTACGTCAAGGGCGGGACTCTTATCTAA